One part of the Brevundimonas sp. NIBR11 genome encodes these proteins:
- a CDS encoding BLUF domain-containing protein, producing MTQDLQQLAFRSEAATANEALSGLLAILGGAQRRNREAGLTGAIAVSGARYFQVLEGDGEAIDEALARIEGDPRHENVQIVARRPVPFRSFEAWSLASPTVLPSLKLQIDLAISSCEADCDYAISLLRSVVMTQHLNGCLLAA from the coding sequence ATGACCCAGGACCTTCAACAACTGGCCTTCCGCAGTGAGGCCGCAACGGCGAACGAAGCCCTGAGCGGTCTGCTGGCCATTCTCGGCGGGGCGCAGCGGCGCAACCGCGAGGCGGGCCTGACCGGAGCCATCGCCGTCTCGGGCGCGCGCTATTTCCAGGTGCTGGAAGGCGACGGCGAGGCCATCGACGAAGCCCTGGCCCGGATCGAGGGCGACCCCCGGCACGAGAACGTCCAGATCGTCGCCCGCCGCCCGGTGCCGTTCCGCTCGTTCGAAGCCTGGTCCCTGGCCTCCCCCACGGTCCTTCCCAGCCTCAAGCTCCAGATCGACCTGGCCATCTCGAGCTGTGAAGCCGACTGCGACTACGCCATCTCACTGCTGCGCAGCGTGGTCATGACCCAGCACCTGAACGGATGTCTTCTGGCGGCGTGA
- a CDS encoding endo-1,4-beta-xylanase, translated as MIDRRTVLASSLALAACGNTAAAPAIAATPLKSIAPFPIGTCAMTGQFQDPAWVDLCLTHCSQLTPEWEMKMEYILSETGEYRWDAPDRIADFCTTHGLRLFGTTLIWYSQDSAYFRSLSGERFRTEYDRYIQTVAQRYRGRATGWDVVNEAVAENGAGLRTCLWSEALGQDGYIARAFEQAKLADPDAVLFLNDYNLENLPTKGATFLRLVERMLKAGVPIGGIGTQSHLDIEIPAGQTAAFFREAAQFGLPIHVSELDASLRSEGRIDTRSQRQKIEQQTARVAELTEAFMDLPPAQRFAFTVWGMRDTDSWLRRDARDDGKDSPLLFNAQARANPMFQAVSDAIREGV; from the coding sequence ATGATCGATCGCCGCACCGTCCTCGCCTCGTCGCTCGCGCTCGCGGCCTGCGGAAACACCGCCGCCGCCCCGGCCATCGCGGCGACCCCGCTGAAGTCGATCGCCCCCTTCCCCATCGGGACCTGCGCCATGACCGGCCAGTTCCAGGACCCGGCCTGGGTCGATCTGTGCCTGACCCACTGCTCCCAGCTGACGCCCGAGTGGGAGATGAAGATGGAGTACATCCTGTCGGAGACCGGCGAGTACCGCTGGGACGCGCCCGACCGGATCGCCGACTTCTGCACCACCCACGGCCTGCGTCTCTTTGGCACGACCCTGATCTGGTACTCGCAGGACAGCGCCTATTTCCGCTCCCTCAGCGGCGAGCGGTTCCGGACCGAATACGACCGCTACATCCAGACCGTCGCCCAGAGATACCGTGGCCGCGCCACCGGCTGGGACGTCGTCAACGAGGCGGTGGCCGAGAATGGCGCCGGCCTGCGCACCTGTCTGTGGTCGGAAGCCCTCGGCCAGGACGGCTATATCGCTCGCGCTTTCGAACAGGCGAAGCTGGCCGATCCGGACGCGGTCCTGTTCCTCAACGACTACAATCTCGAGAACCTGCCGACCAAGGGGGCGACCTTCCTCCGGCTCGTCGAGCGGATGCTGAAGGCGGGCGTTCCCATCGGGGGCATCGGCACCCAGTCCCACCTCGACATCGAAATCCCCGCCGGCCAGACCGCCGCCTTCTTCCGCGAGGCCGCTCAGTTCGGCCTGCCGATCCATGTCTCGGAGCTCGACGCCTCCCTGCGCTCAGAGGGCCGGATCGACACCCGCTCCCAGCGCCAGAAGATCGAACAGCAGACCGCCCGCGTCGCCGAACTGACCGAAGCCTTCATGGACCTGCCGCCCGCCCAACGGTTCGCCTTCACCGTCTGGGGGATGCGCGACACCGACAGCTGGCTGAGGCGCGACGCCCGCGACGACGGCAAGGACAGCCCGCTGCTGTTCAACGCCCAGGCTCGCGCCAACCCGATGTTCCAGGCCGTTTCCGACGCCATCCGCGAGGGCGTCTAG
- a CDS encoding DMT family transporter, giving the protein MSMIALRQTLNSPRLASAAPYAALLGAMLSLAFGTSFAKQMFPMVGAEGTAALRVGLAALMLLAVFRPWRLRLGREDIKRVLAFGLVLGLMNLSFYMSLRTVPLGLALAIEFTGPLTLALIHARRLIHFVWIGCAAVGLLLLLPLSGGAGSLDPVGVGFALVAAVCWALYIVFGKRLSHIPSGPSVAMGMSVAALVILPFGVGAAGAGLFAPSVLILAVVVAICSSALPYSLDMVAMRGMPKRTFGVLLSGEPAIGAVAGMLFLHELLTGQQWLAIGCIVAASVGAILTTGKEEAAPVPTAN; this is encoded by the coding sequence ATGTCGATGATCGCCCTCCGCCAAACCCTAAACTCCCCGCGCCTCGCGTCCGCCGCGCCCTATGCGGCGCTTCTTGGCGCCATGCTGTCGCTCGCCTTCGGCACCTCGTTCGCCAAGCAGATGTTTCCCATGGTCGGCGCCGAAGGGACCGCCGCCCTTCGGGTGGGTCTCGCCGCCCTGATGCTTCTGGCCGTCTTCCGGCCCTGGCGGCTGCGGCTGGGGCGTGAAGACATCAAGCGGGTGCTCGCCTTTGGTCTGGTGCTCGGGCTGATGAACCTGAGCTTCTACATGTCGCTGCGGACCGTTCCGCTGGGTCTGGCCCTGGCCATCGAGTTCACCGGGCCCCTGACCCTGGCCCTGATCCATGCGCGGCGGTTGATCCATTTCGTCTGGATCGGATGCGCGGCCGTGGGTCTGTTGCTGCTCTTGCCGCTGAGCGGCGGCGCCGGATCTCTGGATCCCGTCGGCGTCGGCTTCGCCTTGGTCGCGGCGGTCTGCTGGGCCCTTTACATCGTGTTCGGCAAGCGGCTGTCGCACATCCCGTCAGGGCCTTCGGTCGCCATGGGGATGAGCGTGGCGGCCCTTGTCATCCTGCCCTTCGGCGTCGGGGCCGCCGGAGCCGGCCTGTTCGCCCCGTCCGTCCTTATCCTGGCCGTGGTCGTGGCTATCTGTTCCAGCGCCCTGCCCTATTCGCTGGACATGGTCGCCATGCGCGGCATGCCCAAGCGCACCTTCGGCGTCCTCCTCAGCGGCGAGCCCGCCATCGGCGCCGTGGCCGGGATGCTCTTCCTGCACGAGCTGCTGACCGGCCAGCAGTGGCTGGCCATCGGCTGCATCGTCGCCGCCTCGGTCGGCGCCATCCTGACGACCGGCAAGGAAGAGGCCGCCCCGGTTCCCACAGCCAACTAG
- the arr gene encoding NAD(+)--rifampin ADP-ribosyltransferase, translating into MNTDPTYGTVAAGGVPHTLYHGTRADLGVGDLLQPGFQSNYGEGLKLSWIYFSGTLEAATWGAELARGEGCQRIFIVEPTGEIEDDPNLTNAKFPGNPTLSYRSRAPLRIVGEVTEWQGHPPEQVQAMKDNVARLLAEGAPIYD; encoded by the coding sequence ATGAATACCGATCCGACATACGGCACGGTGGCGGCCGGGGGCGTGCCCCACACCCTCTATCACGGCACCCGCGCGGACCTGGGCGTCGGCGACCTGCTGCAGCCGGGATTTCAGTCGAACTACGGCGAGGGGCTGAAACTGTCGTGGATCTATTTCTCCGGCACGCTGGAGGCGGCGACCTGGGGCGCGGAACTGGCGCGCGGCGAGGGGTGTCAGCGCATCTTCATCGTCGAGCCGACCGGTGAGATCGAGGACGATCCCAACCTGACCAACGCCAAATTTCCCGGCAATCCGACCCTGTCCTATCGCTCGCGCGCGCCGCTGCGGATCGTCGGCGAGGTGACCGAATGGCAAGGGCATCCGCCGGAGCAGGTGCAGGCGATGAAGGACAATGTCGCCCGGCTGCTGGCCGAGGGCGCGCCGATCTACGACTAG
- the fliI gene encoding flagellar protein export ATPase FliI, whose translation MRNLVAAVEAIDPLVVTGKVAGVSGLLIEARGGLSRLAVGARAEIGRRGQIPLPAEVVGFRDSKALLMPFGPVEGVAPGADIHIIGEQASVRPTTAWLGRIIDAFGNPIDGKGPLPQGPAPYTLRASPPPAHSRGRVGERLDLGVRSMDVFTTTCRGQRLGIFAGSGVGKSVLLSMLAKQATCDVVVVGLIGERGREVREFIEETLGEEGLRRAVVVVATSDEPALKRRQSAYMTLAIAEYFRDQDLEVLCLMDSVTRFAMAQREIGLAAGEPPTTKGYTPTVFTELPKLLERAGPGPVRADGTTAGPITALFTVLVDGGDHDEPIADAVRGILDGHIVMDRKIAERGRFPAIDVLKSVSRTMPGCQTPPERELNKRARQCLSAYASMEELIKIGAYRAGADPITDRAIALNPQLEAFLGQDKDDATRLSDSFTRLEAILNQGMVAQ comes from the coding sequence TTGCGCAACCTCGTCGCCGCCGTCGAAGCGATCGATCCGTTGGTCGTCACCGGCAAGGTGGCGGGCGTCAGCGGCCTGCTGATCGAGGCCCGTGGCGGCCTGTCACGCCTCGCCGTCGGCGCCCGGGCCGAGATCGGTCGTCGAGGGCAGATTCCCCTGCCCGCCGAGGTCGTCGGCTTCCGGGATTCCAAGGCGCTGCTGATGCCCTTCGGCCCGGTCGAAGGCGTGGCCCCCGGCGCCGACATCCACATCATCGGCGAACAGGCCAGCGTACGCCCGACGACCGCCTGGCTCGGCCGGATCATCGACGCCTTCGGCAATCCCATCGACGGCAAAGGTCCCCTGCCGCAGGGGCCTGCCCCCTATACGCTGCGCGCCTCGCCGCCCCCCGCCCATTCGCGCGGCCGCGTCGGAGAACGGCTGGATCTCGGCGTCCGCTCGATGGACGTCTTCACCACCACCTGCCGGGGCCAGCGTCTGGGCATCTTCGCCGGCTCGGGCGTCGGCAAGTCGGTGCTGCTGTCCATGCTGGCCAAACAGGCGACCTGCGACGTCGTCGTGGTCGGCCTGATCGGCGAACGGGGCCGGGAGGTCCGCGAGTTCATCGAGGAAACCCTGGGCGAAGAAGGCCTGCGCCGGGCCGTCGTCGTGGTCGCCACCTCCGACGAGCCGGCCCTGAAGCGGCGTCAGTCCGCCTACATGACCCTGGCCATCGCCGAATATTTCCGCGACCAGGACCTGGAAGTCCTGTGCCTGATGGACTCGGTCACCCGCTTCGCCATGGCCCAGCGCGAGATCGGCCTGGCCGCCGGCGAACCCCCGACGACCAAGGGATACACCCCCACCGTCTTCACCGAGCTGCCGAAGCTTCTGGAGCGCGCCGGGCCCGGCCCGGTGCGGGCCGACGGCACGACGGCCGGGCCCATCACCGCCCTGTTCACCGTGCTGGTGGACGGCGGCGACCATGACGAGCCCATCGCCGACGCCGTACGCGGTATTCTGGACGGCCACATCGTCATGGACCGCAAGATCGCCGAGCGCGGCCGCTTCCCCGCCATCGACGTCCTGAAATCCGTCAGCCGGACCATGCCGGGCTGCCAGACCCCGCCCGAGCGCGAGCTGAACAAGCGCGCCCGCCAGTGCCTCTCCGCCTACGCCTCAATGGAAGAGCTGATCAAGATCGGCGCCTATCGCGCGGGCGCCGATCCAATCACCGACCGGGCGATCGCCCTGAACCCGCAACTGGAAGCCTTCCTGGGCCAGGACAAGGACGACGCCACGCGTCTTTCCGATTCCTTTACCCGCCTGGAGGCAATTCTGAACCAGGGCATGGTCGCTCAGTGA
- a CDS encoding SufE family protein, whose product MSDPADTIDATLDELADDFDVLEDWEQRIAYVIDLGKDLAPLPDADRIEANKVPGCAAQVWLASDRDGDRLTFRADSDSAISKGNVALLLKLYSGRPAAQILAFDARAALDRLGLPQALTRQRANGLNAMVGRIRQEAMAAG is encoded by the coding sequence ATGAGCGACCCGGCCGACACCATCGACGCCACCCTGGACGAACTGGCCGACGATTTCGACGTGCTGGAGGACTGGGAACAGCGGATCGCCTACGTCATCGACCTAGGCAAGGACCTGGCGCCCCTGCCGGACGCCGATCGGATCGAGGCGAACAAGGTGCCCGGCTGTGCGGCCCAGGTCTGGCTGGCCTCGGACCGCGACGGGGATCGGCTGACGTTCCGAGCCGACAGCGACAGCGCCATCTCCAAGGGCAATGTGGCCTTGTTGCTGAAACTCTACTCGGGTCGCCCGGCGGCGCAAATCCTCGCCTTCGACGCCCGCGCTGCCCTGGATCGCCTCGGTCTGCCCCAGGCCCTGACGCGTCAGCGGGCCAACGGTCTGAACGCCATGGTGGGCCGGATCCGGCAGGAGGCGATGGCGGCGGGTTGA
- a CDS encoding response regulator transcription factor CtrA → MRVLLIEDDHATAQSIELMLKSEGFNVYTTDLGEEGIDLGKIYDYDLILLDLNLPDMSGLEVLRQLRVGKVNTPVMILSGSTEIETKVKTFGGGADDYMTKPFHKDELIARTHAVVRRSKGHAQAIIHTGEIAVNLDGKTVEVNGHRVHLTGKEYQMLELLSLRKGTTLTKEMFLNHLYGGMDEPELKIIDVFICKLRKKLATAAGGKHYIETVWGRGYVLRDPSEGAQTVAAA, encoded by the coding sequence ATGCGCGTTCTGCTTATCGAAGACGATCACGCGACGGCGCAGAGCATCGAGCTGATGCTGAAGTCGGAAGGCTTCAACGTCTACACGACCGACCTGGGTGAAGAGGGCATCGATCTGGGCAAGATCTATGACTACGACCTCATTCTTCTGGACCTGAACCTGCCGGACATGAGCGGCCTGGAAGTCCTGCGCCAGCTGCGCGTCGGCAAGGTCAACACGCCGGTCATGATCCTGTCGGGCTCGACCGAGATCGAGACCAAGGTCAAGACCTTCGGCGGCGGCGCCGACGACTACATGACCAAGCCCTTCCACAAGGACGAACTGATCGCGCGCACCCACGCCGTGGTCCGTCGCTCCAAGGGTCACGCCCAGGCCATCATCCACACCGGCGAGATCGCGGTGAACCTGGACGGCAAGACGGTCGAGGTGAACGGTCACCGCGTCCACCTGACGGGGAAGGAATACCAGATGCTGGAGCTGCTCTCGCTCCGCAAGGGCACGACCCTGACCAAGGAAATGTTCCTGAACCATTTGTACGGCGGCATGGACGAGCCCGAGCTGAAGATCATCGACGTCTTCATCTGCAAGCTGCGCAAGAAGCTGGCCACGGCCGCCGGCGGCAAACACTACATCGAAACCGTCTGGGGCCGCGGCTACGTCCTGCGCGACCCGTCGGAAGGCGCGCAGACCGTCGCCGCCGCCTAA
- a CDS encoding Lrp/AsnC ligand binding domain-containing protein, with product MAEGDHRHAATIDGTRLRFPAISGSSAPEIVFQGFDMTEFATLDAFDHKLLDRVRRNNLEPARVTAEAVGLSESAVLRRLRRLRAERVIVADVAVVDPARVEPRIVLHVLVEMNTQDRKVMTAFQAAMCASPEVQGCWDVTGETDYLLTVAVRSMAEYETFGIRELVPERGVRAFKSMIVIREVVGVDPARAMIRL from the coding sequence TTGGCGGAGGGCGATCATCGACATGCCGCAACGATAGACGGAACGCGATTGCGCTTCCCGGCGATTTCAGGCTCCAGTGCACCTGAAATCGTCTTTCAAGGCTTCGATATGACGGAATTCGCCACCCTTGATGCCTTCGACCATAAGCTTCTCGACCGCGTCCGCCGCAACAACCTCGAACCTGCGCGGGTCACGGCCGAGGCGGTCGGCCTGTCGGAGTCCGCCGTGCTGCGCCGGCTCCGTCGTCTGCGCGCCGAAAGGGTCATCGTCGCCGATGTCGCCGTGGTCGATCCGGCCAGGGTGGAGCCGCGCATCGTCCTGCATGTGCTGGTCGAAATGAACACTCAGGACCGAAAGGTCATGACGGCGTTTCAAGCCGCTATGTGCGCCAGCCCCGAGGTGCAGGGCTGCTGGGATGTCACCGGAGAGACCGACTATCTGCTGACCGTCGCGGTGCGCTCGATGGCGGAATACGAGACTTTTGGCATCCGCGAACTGGTCCCTGAGCGCGGCGTGCGCGCCTTCAAGAGCATGATCGTGATCCGCGAGGTCGTGGGCGTCGATCCCGCGCGGGCGATGATCCGTCTTTAG
- a CDS encoding DUF6456 domain-containing protein — translation MSGPVARARGLLARAGWIDVAAADGTYPLRVGGDRRTRTTMRLSEAEFLALVADPGLKARPGGGWIERPRVAEAPSPTPGAPGRIEGERAVMDADGLVTLRRANLGESPLAWLARRKDAEGRPFLSPAELAAGERLRSDAEIARAGPSLTMRWDALPRTGGGSSARMEPGDRSLAAGRRVARALAAVDPRHRPLLEQVCLRETSLQLAERHTGAARREGKTVLKAGLRMLAAHYGIG, via the coding sequence ATGAGCGGGCCCGTGGCGCGCGCGCGGGGCCTGCTCGCGCGGGCTGGATGGATCGATGTCGCGGCGGCGGACGGGACCTATCCCTTGCGCGTCGGCGGCGACCGGCGCACGCGGACGACGATGAGGCTCAGCGAGGCGGAGTTTCTGGCCCTGGTCGCCGATCCCGGTTTGAAGGCTCGCCCGGGCGGCGGCTGGATCGAGCGGCCCCGCGTCGCTGAGGCCCCGTCTCCGACGCCCGGCGCGCCCGGTCGCATCGAGGGCGAACGCGCCGTCATGGACGCCGACGGCCTCGTGACCCTGCGCCGCGCCAATCTCGGCGAGAGCCCCCTGGCCTGGCTCGCGCGTCGCAAGGACGCCGAGGGCCGTCCATTTCTGAGCCCCGCCGAACTCGCGGCGGGCGAACGTCTGCGGTCGGATGCGGAAATCGCCCGCGCCGGTCCTTCGCTGACGATGCGCTGGGACGCCCTTCCCCGCACCGGCGGCGGCTCATCGGCCCGAATGGAGCCCGGCGACCGCAGCCTCGCGGCCGGCCGGCGCGTCGCCCGCGCCCTGGCCGCCGTCGACCCGCGTCACCGCCCCCTGCTGGAACAGGTCTGTCTGCGCGAGACCAGTCTTCAGCTTGCCGAGCGCCACACCGGCGCGGCGCGACGCGAAGGCAAGACTGTCCTCAAGGCAGGGTTACGGATGCTGGCGGCCCACTATGGGATCGGCTGA
- a CDS encoding chromosomal replication initiator DnaA → MKTPYRIIVPSEDRDRADLVMQVTAMRLGTPMETLKHKGRLSKPAVRVRRVSLYLGYVALGWSLERVGHAFGFNRQTIATACARIEEARDEPHLDALLDELTATIRTLCETPPATDLPEVA, encoded by the coding sequence TTGAAGACACCCTACCGCATCATCGTGCCGTCCGAGGATCGAGACCGGGCCGATCTGGTCATGCAGGTCACCGCCATGCGGCTCGGCACGCCGATGGAGACCCTCAAGCACAAGGGCCGACTGTCGAAGCCGGCGGTGCGCGTGCGGCGCGTCTCTCTCTACCTCGGCTACGTCGCCCTGGGATGGTCGCTGGAGCGGGTCGGCCACGCCTTCGGCTTCAATCGCCAGACCATCGCGACCGCCTGCGCCCGCATCGAGGAGGCGCGCGATGAACCGCATCTGGACGCCTTGCTGGATGAACTGACCGCCACCATACGCACCCTGTGCGAGACGCCGCCCGCAACCGACCTGCCGGAGGTCGCATGA
- a CDS encoding flagellar FliJ family protein, with amino-acid sequence MTAWAHSLIRISNYEVETLQKRLAEISSRRASAEMRLAVLDAEVEVERERARADAEAGLLLQAYMNGWKARKGAAESDLTVLDAEETGARDALTDAYSELKKFEHVAETTRLNALIAAGKRETAAFDEMGLRRRSA; translated from the coding sequence ATGACCGCCTGGGCCCATTCGCTGATCCGCATCTCCAACTACGAGGTCGAGACGCTGCAGAAGCGCCTGGCTGAGATTTCGTCGCGCAGGGCTTCGGCCGAAATGCGTCTGGCGGTTCTGGACGCCGAGGTCGAGGTCGAGCGCGAGCGCGCCCGCGCCGACGCCGAGGCCGGGCTTCTGCTTCAGGCCTATATGAACGGCTGGAAGGCTCGCAAGGGCGCGGCCGAAAGCGACCTGACCGTCCTCGACGCCGAGGAAACCGGCGCCCGCGACGCCCTGACCGACGCCTATTCCGAGCTGAAGAAGTTCGAACACGTCGCCGAAACCACCCGCCTGAACGCCCTGATCGCCGCCGGCAAGCGCGAGACGGCGGCGTTCGACGAGATGGGTCTGCGTCGTCGCAGCGCCTGA